From the Gaiellales bacterium genome, one window contains:
- a CDS encoding EamA family transporter encodes MTAAALALALSAALVHALWNVLVGSARDPRPAAAVAMIVGVLAALPIAAATWDVQAGALPWIAASAALELAYIVLLAAAYRDAAVTVIYPIARGAAPPLVLAAAVATGAGTNAGQLAGVALVAGGIVLVAGGANRAAARDVTLALAVAASIAGYTLVDKHGLRYGSPVPYLEAVMVWPSLAYAVWALRRDGAAVVRASVGRSSLVAGIGMFAAYGLALAALQRAPAASVSAVRESSIALAPLIAAALGRGRPRPRALLGGVAVAAGVAVVTLA; translated from the coding sequence GTGACGGCCGCCGCGCTGGCCCTGGCGCTGTCCGCCGCGCTGGTGCACGCGCTCTGGAACGTGCTCGTCGGCAGCGCCCGCGACCCGCGACCGGCGGCCGCGGTGGCGATGATCGTCGGCGTGCTGGCGGCGCTGCCCATCGCGGCGGCCACGTGGGACGTGCAGGCAGGCGCGCTTCCCTGGATCGCCGCCTCCGCAGCGCTCGAGCTGGCATACATCGTGCTGCTCGCGGCCGCCTACCGCGACGCGGCGGTCACGGTGATCTATCCGATCGCGCGCGGCGCAGCGCCGCCGCTGGTGCTCGCCGCCGCCGTGGCGACCGGCGCCGGCACGAACGCCGGACAGCTCGCGGGCGTCGCGCTCGTGGCGGGCGGGATCGTCCTGGTGGCCGGCGGCGCGAACCGCGCGGCGGCGCGCGACGTGACGCTCGCACTCGCCGTCGCGGCGTCGATCGCCGGCTACACGCTGGTGGACAAGCACGGCCTCCGCTACGGCTCACCGGTCCCCTACCTGGAGGCGGTGATGGTGTGGCCGTCGCTCGCCTATGCCGTGTGGGCGCTGCGCCGGGACGGCGCGGCCGTGGTGCGCGCGTCCGTCGGCCGCAGCTCCCTAGTGGCGGGCATCGGCATGTTCGCCGCGTATGGGCTCGCGCTCGCCGCCTTGCAGCGTGCCCCGGCGGCGTCGGTGTCGGCCGTTCGCGAGTCGAGCATCGCCCTGGCCCCGCTGATCGCCGCGGCGCTCGGGCGCGGCCGGCCCCGCCCGCGGGCACTGCTCGGCGGGGTCGCCGTGGCGGCCGGGGTCGCGGTCGTCACGCTGGCATGA
- the pth gene encoding aminoacyl-tRNA hydrolase produces the protein MGLLRRERRSSFAYLVVGLGNPGPRYRDTRHNLGRKAVELIASDLGGSWRSRWSGSASEVRDGDERLVLHVPETYMNDSGRAVSPALRFTKLPPERLVVVHDELDLELGDVRAKRGGGLAGHNGLRSVADALGTQDFLRVRIGIGRPERGDPRPVADWVLQPFPPGTDVDRLVRDGADCTLAVVREGVDAAMRSWNGA, from the coding sequence GTGGGCCTGCTCCGCCGCGAGCGTCGGTCGTCCTTCGCCTATCTGGTCGTTGGGCTCGGCAACCCCGGGCCGCGGTACCGCGACACGCGCCACAACCTCGGCCGCAAGGCGGTCGAGCTGATCGCGTCCGACTTGGGCGGAAGCTGGCGGTCGCGCTGGAGCGGCAGCGCGAGCGAGGTGCGTGACGGCGACGAGCGGCTGGTGCTGCACGTGCCCGAGACGTACATGAACGACTCGGGCCGCGCGGTCTCACCGGCGCTGCGCTTCACGAAGCTGCCGCCGGAGCGGCTGGTGGTGGTGCACGATGAGCTCGACCTCGAGCTGGGTGACGTGCGGGCGAAGCGCGGGGGAGGGCTCGCCGGCCACAACGGCCTGCGATCGGTCGCCGACGCGCTGGGGACACAGGACTTCCTGCGGGTGCGCATCGGCATCGGCCGCCCGGAGCGGGGCGATCCCCGCCCGGTGGCGGACTGGGTGCTTCAGCCGTTCCCGCCCGGAACGGACGTCGACCGGCTGGTGCGCGACGGAGCGGATTGCACGCTGGCGGTGGTGCGCGAGGGCGTGGACGCGGCGATGCGGTCGTGGAACGGCGCATGA
- a CDS encoding M20/M25/M40 family metallo-hydrolase, producing the protein MTLQLDELFELLRIESVSSDGAHPAELRAAADWVARLVGGARVVEGFGNPVVDGLIPASTEGAPTVVAYGHYDVQSPGDPALWDSPAFDPQVRDGWLYARGASDDKGNYWTLLRAALDLAGAGELGVNVRVIADGEEEVGGHSVIDYLATLDDPFAAAVIFDGGMATDDVPAVTTALRGLAGFQLRLVTNAKELHSGLYGGAAANPVHDLLATLAAVAGNDHLFADGVAPVTDEERAGWSQLPSGAEMLASGGGTPADERAAEEFYDRTWAMPSLTVHSVGSGDPTIHKTSIGAAARASLSLRVAPGQDPHALGDELERRLREACPAHATLELERWPDGEPAFVSPDDPVIASGMRAIERATGAAPVAMRSGGSIPVMAALVARGTPTILSGFASADDNIHSPNERMRVRNLEWALASAREIYRGLAETLRS; encoded by the coding sequence ATGACGCTTCAGCTTGACGAGCTGTTCGAGCTGCTGCGGATCGAGTCGGTCTCGAGCGACGGTGCGCACCCGGCCGAGCTGCGAGCGGCGGCCGACTGGGTGGCCCGGCTCGTCGGCGGGGCGCGGGTGGTCGAGGGCTTCGGCAATCCGGTGGTCGACGGGCTGATCCCCGCGTCGACGGAGGGCGCGCCGACGGTGGTCGCGTACGGGCACTACGACGTGCAGTCGCCGGGCGATCCGGCGCTGTGGGACAGCCCGGCGTTCGACCCGCAGGTGCGCGACGGCTGGCTCTATGCGCGCGGGGCGTCCGACGACAAGGGCAACTACTGGACGCTGCTTCGCGCAGCGCTCGACCTGGCCGGGGCGGGTGAGCTCGGTGTCAACGTGCGGGTGATCGCCGACGGCGAGGAGGAGGTCGGCGGCCACTCGGTGATCGACTACCTGGCGACGCTCGACGACCCGTTCGCGGCAGCCGTGATCTTCGATGGCGGCATGGCGACCGACGACGTGCCGGCCGTGACCACGGCGCTGCGCGGCCTGGCCGGCTTTCAGCTGCGGCTGGTGACCAACGCCAAGGAGCTGCACTCCGGCCTGTACGGCGGCGCGGCCGCGAACCCCGTGCACGACCTGTTGGCCACCCTCGCCGCCGTGGCCGGGAATGACCACCTGTTTGCGGATGGTGTGGCGCCGGTGACGGACGAGGAGCGCGCGGGTTGGTCGCAGCTCCCGTCCGGCGCCGAGATGCTCGCCAGCGGCGGGGGCACGCCGGCCGACGAGCGGGCCGCGGAGGAGTTCTACGACCGCACGTGGGCGATGCCGTCGCTGACCGTCCACTCGGTCGGGTCCGGAGACCCCACGATCCACAAGACCAGCATCGGCGCAGCGGCGCGCGCGTCGCTGTCGCTGCGCGTCGCGCCGGGGCAGGACCCGCACGCGCTCGGCGACGAGCTCGAACGGCGCCTGCGTGAGGCCTGCCCCGCGCACGCGACGCTCGAGCTCGAGCGCTGGCCGGACGGCGAGCCCGCATTCGTGTCGCCCGATGACCCGGTGATCGCAAGCGGGATGCGGGCGATCGAGCGGGCGACCGGAGCCGCCCCCGTCGCGATGCGAAGCGGCGGGTCGATCCCCGTGATGGCCGCGCTGGTGGCGCGCGGGACTCCGACGATTCTGTCCGGATTCGCGTCGGCCGACGACAACATCCACTCGCCCAACGAGCGGATGCGGGTCCGCAACCTCGAGTGGGCGCTCGCCTCGGCACGCGAGATCTATCGCGGGCTGGCCGAGACGCTGCGGAGCTGA
- a CDS encoding ribose-phosphate pyrophosphokinase — protein MSDTRLTWMERTPHKRLMLFSGRSNPELGEKIAEHLGIELGQAMLKTFTNGEVYCRYEESVRGADMFIVQSCSSPTNDSLMELLIMINAARLASAKRITAVMPWYPYSRQDKKSAPREPITSKLVADMIEAAGADRVLTMDLHAGQLQGFFKIPVDHMTSVPLLADHFRLVLGNVAPEEVVVVSGDAGRAKLAKKFSEMLGAGFALITKERPEQQVAEVTNVIGRVRDKTCIVIDDIIDTAGTLCAGGVALVEHGATEVYACATHAVFSGPALENLGNSVFRQVVVTDTIPGNLVKRPDNVRVLSVAPILADTISNVFNDDSVSGLFHGGNQLF, from the coding sequence ATGAGCGACACCCGGCTGACATGGATGGAGCGCACGCCGCACAAGCGTCTGATGCTGTTCAGCGGCCGGTCGAACCCGGAGCTCGGGGAGAAGATCGCGGAGCATCTCGGCATCGAGCTCGGCCAGGCGATGCTGAAGACGTTCACGAACGGCGAGGTGTACTGCCGCTACGAGGAATCGGTGCGCGGAGCGGACATGTTCATCGTGCAGTCCTGCTCCTCGCCGACGAACGACTCGCTGATGGAGCTGCTGATCATGATCAACGCGGCCCGCCTGGCCTCCGCCAAGCGGATAACGGCGGTCATGCCGTGGTATCCGTACTCGCGCCAGGACAAGAAGAGCGCGCCGCGCGAGCCGATCACCTCGAAGCTGGTTGCCGACATGATCGAGGCGGCCGGCGCAGACCGCGTCCTGACGATGGATCTGCATGCCGGCCAGCTGCAGGGCTTCTTCAAGATCCCCGTGGACCACATGACGTCGGTGCCGCTGCTGGCCGACCACTTCAGGCTCGTGCTCGGCAATGTCGCGCCCGAGGAGGTCGTGGTGGTGTCGGGGGATGCGGGCCGCGCGAAGCTGGCGAAGAAGTTCTCCGAGATGCTCGGCGCGGGGTTCGCGCTGATCACGAAGGAGCGGCCCGAGCAGCAGGTGGCCGAGGTGACCAACGTGATCGGCCGCGTGCGCGACAAGACCTGCATCGTGATCGACGACATCATCGACACGGCAGGGACGCTGTGCGCGGGCGGCGTTGCGCTGGTCGAGCACGGCGCGACGGAGGTCTACGCCTGCGCCACCCACGCGGTGTTCTCGGGGCCGGCCCTCGAGAACCTCGGAAACAGCGTGTTCAGGCAGGTGGTCGTCACGGACACGATCCCGGGCAACCTCGTGAAGCGCCCCGACAACGTCAGGGTGCTGTCGGTCGCCCCGATCCTGGCTGATACCATCTCCAACGTCTTCAACGACGACTCGGTGTCCGGCCTGTTCCACGGCGGCAACCAGCTCTTCTGA
- a CDS encoding 50S ribosomal protein L25 — protein MADVKLEARVREGRGGKDAKALRAAGEIPGVIYTSTSGKDGSTPICVGARDLRTAVSGPGGQHAIIDLTLDGKGKTHSVVIKDMQLDPVRDRVIHIDFHEVRLDQPINTVVRIVLEGTPNGVSMGGVLSQPTHELHISVLPTAIPDQIVVDVSELDIGGSLRLVDIPALDGVTFLDDPESTAIATVSAPISEEELEAPAAEGDEEAEAVAAEAADGEQPAGEGEASAEGSSGDA, from the coding sequence ATGGCTGATGTGAAACTCGAAGCGCGCGTGCGCGAGGGGCGCGGGGGCAAGGACGCCAAGGCGCTGCGTGCCGCCGGCGAGATCCCCGGAGTGATCTATACGTCCACGAGCGGCAAGGACGGCTCGACGCCGATCTGCGTCGGCGCCCGCGACCTGCGGACGGCCGTGTCCGGGCCGGGCGGCCAGCACGCGATCATCGACCTGACGCTCGACGGCAAGGGCAAGACGCATTCCGTGGTCATCAAGGACATGCAGCTCGACCCGGTGCGCGACCGCGTCATCCACATCGATTTCCATGAGGTCAGGCTCGACCAGCCGATCAACACGGTCGTGCGGATCGTGCTCGAGGGCACGCCGAACGGCGTGTCGATGGGCGGCGTGCTGAGCCAGCCGACCCATGAGCTGCACATCTCGGTGCTACCGACCGCGATTCCCGACCAGATCGTCGTCGACGTCAGCGAGCTCGACATCGGCGGGTCGCTGCGCCTCGTGGACATTCCGGCGCTCGACGGCGTCACGTTCCTCGACGACCCTGAGAGCACCGCGATCGCCACCGTCAGCGCGCCGATCTCCGAGGAGGAGCTCGAGGCGCCGGCAGCCGAGGGCGACGAGGAGGCCGAAGCGGTCGCCGCCGAGGCGGCCGACGGCGAGCAGCCGGCCGGCGAAGGCGAGGCGTCAGCGGAGGGTTCCTCCGGCGACGCGTAA
- the glmU gene encoding bifunctional UDP-N-acetylglucosamine diphosphorylase/glucosamine-1-phosphate N-acetyltransferase GlmU — translation MTDTLASIVLAAGRGTRMKSRVPKLLHPACGRPLLAWSLGAVEPLGASPAVVVVPPDEPQLAVLVPEWATAAVQHTARGTGDAVLAAREALAGFAGDVLVMNADHPLIEADTLRDLVAAHRTAGAAATLLTFERTATIGEDFGRIVRDASGNVTGIVEVRDASPDQRSIAEVNSGYYVARADLLWSALDRVTDDNDQGELYLTDIVGILSADGAGVHAHVHDDPLVAKGVNTRVDLAEADAELRARINRRHQLDGVTIVDPASTFIEPTVEIEADAVIHPFTVLRGATSVAAGAQVGPHVVAVDATIGRDALVGPFCYLRPGATLLDGAKAGTYVEIKNSVLGEGAKVPHLSYIGDADIGSGTNIGAGAITANYDGHSKQRTTIGQDVHTSSHNVFVAPVTIGDGAWTGAGSVITDDIPPDALGVARAKQTNIPGYGTRKRRQR, via the coding sequence ATGACCGACACCCTGGCCAGCATCGTCCTCGCGGCGGGCAGGGGCACGCGCATGAAGTCGCGGGTCCCGAAGCTCCTGCACCCCGCCTGCGGGCGCCCGCTGCTGGCCTGGTCTCTGGGCGCGGTGGAGCCGCTGGGCGCCTCCCCCGCCGTTGTGGTCGTGCCACCCGACGAACCGCAGCTCGCCGTGCTCGTGCCGGAGTGGGCCACGGCTGCCGTGCAGCACACCGCGCGCGGCACCGGTGACGCCGTCCTCGCCGCCCGCGAGGCGCTCGCCGGCTTCGCCGGCGACGTGCTGGTCATGAACGCCGACCACCCCCTGATCGAGGCGGACACGCTGCGCGACCTGGTGGCGGCCCACCGGACGGCGGGCGCGGCGGCGACGCTGCTCACCTTCGAGCGCACTGCGACCATTGGGGAGGATTTCGGGCGCATCGTCCGGGACGCATCGGGGAACGTGACAGGCATCGTGGAGGTGCGTGACGCCTCACCCGACCAGCGCTCGATCGCCGAGGTGAACTCCGGGTACTACGTCGCGCGCGCCGACCTGCTCTGGAGCGCGCTCGACCGCGTGACCGACGACAACGACCAGGGCGAGCTCTACCTGACGGACATCGTGGGCATCCTGAGCGCCGACGGCGCAGGGGTGCACGCCCACGTGCATGACGATCCGCTCGTCGCCAAGGGAGTCAACACGCGCGTCGACCTCGCGGAGGCGGACGCGGAGCTGCGGGCGCGCATCAACCGACGCCACCAGCTGGACGGCGTCACGATCGTCGATCCCGCCTCCACGTTCATCGAGCCGACCGTCGAGATCGAGGCCGACGCGGTCATCCACCCCTTCACCGTCCTGCGCGGCGCGACCAGCGTTGCCGCGGGCGCTCAGGTCGGGCCGCACGTCGTGGCCGTCGACGCGACGATCGGGCGCGATGCCCTGGTCGGGCCGTTCTGCTACCTTCGCCCCGGCGCGACGCTGCTCGACGGCGCGAAGGCGGGGACATACGTGGAGATCAAGAATTCCGTGCTCGGCGAGGGCGCCAAGGTGCCGCACCTGTCCTACATCGGGGATGCCGATATCGGCTCGGGGACGAACATCGGAGCGGGCGCCATCACCGCGAACTACGACGGCCACAGCAAGCAGCGCACGACGATCGGGCAGGACGTCCACACGAGCTCTCATAATGTCTTCGTCGCCCCGGTCACCATTGGAGACGGCGCCTGGACGGGTGCAGGCTCCGTGATCACCGACGACATCCCGCCCGACGCCCTCGGAGTCGCTCGTGCCAAGCAGACCAACATTCCGGGATATGGAACCCGAAAGCGCCGTCAGCGTTGA
- the rsmA gene encoding 16S rRNA (adenine(1518)-N(6)/adenine(1519)-N(6))-dimethyltransferase RsmA, with amino-acid sequence MTTQVSIARLRELGIVPKRELGQNFLIDDNVLGIIGRVAPLRSGDVVLEVGAGLGVLTRWLSERAALVHAIEVDRRLEPALAATLEGVSNVRLLFADAMGVDFGALDPAPAALVANLPYSIATPVIMDALPVCERFCVMVQREIAGRLFAQPSTKAYGAVSVLVQLSCRRLAVRPVSRRVFSPVPRVDSALVAFERSSDRAAQPEWRAISRVVHGAFAHRRKRLANAMELAGLDPPPPALAPLRAEQLAPEQFLELL; translated from the coding sequence GTGACCACGCAGGTCTCGATCGCCCGGCTCCGCGAGCTCGGAATCGTCCCGAAACGGGAGCTCGGGCAGAACTTCCTGATCGACGACAACGTGCTCGGCATCATCGGCCGGGTCGCGCCGCTTCGCTCCGGCGACGTCGTGCTCGAGGTCGGTGCCGGGCTCGGCGTCCTGACACGCTGGCTCAGCGAACGGGCCGCCCTGGTGCACGCCATCGAGGTCGACCGCCGTCTGGAGCCCGCGCTTGCGGCGACGCTCGAGGGGGTCTCGAACGTCCGGCTGCTCTTCGCCGACGCCATGGGGGTCGACTTCGGCGCGCTCGACCCGGCGCCCGCGGCGCTCGTCGCGAACCTCCCCTACAGCATCGCGACGCCGGTGATCATGGACGCCCTCCCCGTCTGCGAGCGCTTCTGCGTGATGGTGCAGCGCGAGATCGCCGGCCGCCTGTTCGCGCAGCCCAGCACCAAGGCCTACGGGGCGGTCTCCGTGCTGGTGCAGCTCAGCTGCCGCCGTCTAGCCGTGCGCCCGGTCTCCCGCCGCGTGTTCTCGCCCGTGCCCCGGGTGGACTCCGCGCTGGTCGCGTTCGAGCGCAGCAGCGACCGGGCGGCGCAACCGGAGTGGCGGGCGATCTCGCGCGTCGTCCACGGGGCGTTCGCCCACCGCCGCAAGCGGCTCGCCAACGCGATGGAGCTTGCGGGGCTCGATCCGCCGCCGCCCGCGCTCGCCCCGCTGCGGGCGGAGCAGCTCGCCCCGGAGCAGTTCCTGGAGCTGCTGTGA
- the mfd gene encoding transcription-repair coupling factor — MERTDPLERPPETVSALAGADVALRYLLESDEFASFARIAVDGVPRARVSPPMLPLLAAALWQSRAGLSRRGLVVVVDDDEAAHSLAEAVTPFLPDTPVAYLPSRGTGYGSGLEPAAHLVGERALALETLGQGGLVAVSADALVERIVPAQRRPTVVELERGAEPGLGEVVELLAAAGYARADTVEERGTFSVRGGLVDVFPTTGREPIRAEFFGDEIERLSAFSAFTQRSLRELDRAVVHPAAEPEDLEGRWGADEDDPFVPAGLVALGPELEAHAQVLVWNPEQVLDAAREHTAEQADRLRDPEVRGRGYVRMPDVQELIERSGALEELPLGQTFSFEAQPPALASFGIAEAENELRALVRAGYRVLVCFPHVGEAERTRLALTRVEVHAPAPGAAGPDEAGVAFCHGAIRGGVVIPWLRLAVLPSAQLFRRRAPRRAVGLGRALAAFGDLRPGDYVVHDDHGVGRFVRFDTREVGGVVRDYLYLEFRGDDRLYVPHEQLGKVSRYIGADGSVPALAKLGGKAWNTLKTRARVAVRELAGELLALYARRQASSRPPFPTDDEWTGRLEATFPYQETDDQQRAIDAVTEDMEADQPMDRLVCGDVGFGKTEVSVRAAMKCISGGRQVLVLVPTTVLAQQHGGTFRDRFRDFPVRVETVSRFRGAADVKRVLADFRDGKVDVLIGTHRVLSRDVVPKNLGLVVLDEEQRFGVAQKELLRQMRLEVDVLAMSATPIPRTLHMSLSGLRDISVITTPPRGRRPIKTHVGEFDEELIAAALRREHAREGQSFYLHNRVETIDEAAERVRSWVPELRVGVAHGQMAERQLENAMLAFLRGDHDVLVSTTIIESGLDIPQANTLIIERADLLGLSQLYQIRGRVGRSDVTAHSYLFYPDRRELSEEARHRLSALADYTELGSGYRIAMRDLELRGAGNLLGDEQSGHVAAIGFELYVELLAEAVAELQGAAGPPPRPVRVDAHVDAYVPADYVSLEAVKIDLHRRLALASTVSELRELRAEVADRFGPLPAPVENLFGIHEARLLTAELGAEVVALRNGKLTVGPLRLDSHQVRALKERAPRALYSVSAREVSARLEPQSGSNQRPDMRQGLEILAAILEARRALAA, encoded by the coding sequence GTGGAACGCACCGACCCCCTGGAACGACCGCCGGAGACGGTGTCCGCACTCGCCGGTGCGGATGTGGCGCTGCGGTACCTGCTGGAGAGCGACGAGTTCGCGTCGTTCGCGCGGATCGCGGTGGACGGCGTGCCACGTGCGCGCGTGTCCCCGCCGATGCTGCCGCTGCTCGCCGCGGCGCTCTGGCAAAGCCGTGCGGGGCTGTCCCGGCGGGGCCTCGTTGTCGTCGTGGACGACGACGAGGCGGCTCACTCGCTGGCCGAGGCTGTCACGCCGTTCCTGCCGGACACCCCGGTCGCCTACCTGCCCTCGCGGGGCACCGGATACGGCAGCGGCCTCGAGCCGGCCGCACACCTCGTCGGTGAGCGCGCCCTCGCGCTCGAGACGCTCGGACAGGGCGGCCTGGTGGCGGTGTCGGCGGACGCGCTCGTCGAGCGGATCGTCCCGGCGCAGCGCCGTCCCACCGTGGTCGAGCTGGAGCGCGGCGCCGAGCCGGGCCTGGGGGAGGTGGTCGAGCTGCTGGCGGCCGCCGGGTACGCGCGCGCGGACACGGTCGAGGAGCGTGGCACGTTCTCGGTCCGCGGCGGGCTCGTCGACGTGTTCCCGACCACGGGCCGAGAGCCGATCCGCGCCGAGTTCTTCGGTGACGAGATCGAGCGGCTGTCCGCGTTCTCCGCCTTCACCCAGCGGTCGCTGCGGGAGCTCGACCGGGCGGTCGTCCACCCGGCGGCCGAGCCCGAGGATCTCGAGGGCCGGTGGGGTGCCGATGAGGACGACCCGTTCGTCCCGGCCGGCCTCGTCGCTCTCGGGCCGGAGCTCGAGGCCCACGCGCAGGTGCTGGTCTGGAATCCCGAGCAGGTGCTGGACGCCGCGCGCGAGCACACCGCGGAGCAGGCGGACCGCCTGCGCGATCCGGAGGTTCGCGGCCGTGGCTACGTGCGCATGCCGGATGTCCAGGAGCTGATCGAGCGCAGCGGCGCCCTCGAGGAGCTGCCGCTCGGGCAGACGTTCTCGTTCGAGGCGCAGCCGCCCGCGCTGGCATCGTTCGGCATCGCGGAGGCCGAGAACGAGCTGCGTGCGCTGGTGCGCGCGGGCTACCGCGTGCTGGTGTGCTTCCCGCACGTCGGCGAGGCCGAGCGGACGCGCCTGGCGCTCACGCGCGTCGAGGTGCATGCGCCGGCGCCGGGAGCCGCCGGCCCGGATGAGGCGGGCGTCGCCTTCTGCCATGGCGCCATCCGGGGAGGCGTCGTCATCCCCTGGCTGCGGCTGGCGGTGCTGCCGTCGGCGCAGCTGTTCCGCCGCCGCGCGCCGCGCCGCGCCGTCGGCCTGGGACGGGCCCTGGCGGCCTTCGGCGATCTGCGCCCGGGCGACTACGTCGTCCACGACGACCACGGAGTCGGCCGCTTCGTGCGCTTCGACACGCGTGAGGTGGGCGGCGTGGTGCGCGACTACCTGTACCTCGAGTTCCGGGGCGACGACCGGCTGTACGTGCCGCACGAGCAGCTCGGGAAGGTCAGCCGCTACATCGGCGCCGACGGCTCCGTGCCGGCGCTTGCGAAGCTCGGCGGCAAGGCCTGGAACACGCTGAAGACCCGCGCCCGTGTGGCCGTGCGCGAGCTGGCCGGGGAGCTGCTCGCGCTCTACGCGCGCCGGCAGGCGTCGAGCCGCCCGCCCTTCCCGACCGACGACGAGTGGACGGGTCGCCTCGAGGCCACGTTCCCCTACCAGGAGACCGACGACCAGCAGCGCGCGATCGACGCCGTGACCGAGGACATGGAGGCCGACCAGCCGATGGACCGGCTCGTCTGCGGAGACGTCGGCTTCGGCAAGACCGAGGTCTCGGTGCGCGCGGCGATGAAGTGCATCTCCGGCGGCCGCCAGGTGCTCGTGCTGGTGCCGACGACGGTGCTCGCCCAGCAGCACGGGGGCACGTTCCGCGACCGGTTCCGGGACTTCCCGGTGCGCGTCGAGACGGTCTCGCGGTTTCGCGGCGCCGCCGACGTCAAGCGGGTGCTGGCCGACTTCCGCGACGGCAAGGTGGACGTGCTGATCGGGACGCACCGCGTGCTGTCACGCGACGTCGTGCCCAAGAACCTTGGGCTGGTCGTGCTCGACGAGGAGCAGCGCTTCGGGGTGGCCCAGAAGGAGCTGCTGCGCCAGATGCGGCTGGAGGTGGACGTGCTGGCCATGTCCGCGACGCCGATTCCGCGCACGCTGCACATGTCCCTCTCCGGGCTGCGCGACATCTCGGTGATCACGACCCCGCCGCGCGGGCGGCGGCCGATCAAGACGCACGTCGGCGAGTTCGACGAGGAGCTGATCGCCGCGGCGCTGCGCCGCGAGCACGCGCGGGAGGGGCAGTCCTTCTACCTGCACAACCGGGTCGAGACGATCGACGAGGCGGCGGAACGCGTCCGCTCGTGGGTGCCCGAGCTGAGGGTCGGGGTCGCGCACGGTCAGATGGCCGAGCGCCAGCTGGAGAACGCGATGCTGGCCTTCCTGCGCGGTGACCACGACGTGCTCGTCTCGACGACGATCATCGAGTCGGGCCTCGACATCCCCCAGGCCAACACGCTGATCATCGAGCGCGCCGACCTGCTCGGCCTGTCGCAGCTGTACCAGATCCGCGGGCGGGTGGGGCGAAGCGACGTCACCGCGCACTCGTACCTGTTCTATCCCGATCGCCGCGAGCTGTCGGAGGAGGCGCGGCATCGCCTGTCCGCACTCGCGGACTACACCGAGCTCGGCTCCGGGTACCGGATCGCGATGCGGGACCTCGAGCTGCGCGGCGCCGGCAACCTGCTTGGAGACGAGCAGTCCGGCCATGTCGCCGCCATCGGGTTCGAGCTGTACGTCGAGCTGCTGGCCGAGGCGGTCGCCGAGCTGCAGGGCGCGGCCGGACCGCCCCCGCGGCCGGTTCGGGTCGACGCTCACGTCGATGCCTACGTGCCGGCCGACTACGTCTCGCTCGAGGCCGTCAAGATCGACCTCCACCGGCGGCTTGCGCTCGCGTCGACCGTCTCGGAGCTCCGCGAGCTGCGGGCCGAGGTGGCCGACCGGTTCGGGCCGCTGCCTGCGCCGGTCGAGAACCTGTTCGGCATCCACGAGGCCCGCCTGCTCACGGCCGAGCTCGGGGCCGAGGTCGTGGCGCTGCGCAACGGCAAGCTGACGGTGGGGCCGCTGCGGCTCGACTCGCACCAGGTGCGCGCGCTCAAGGAGCGGGCGCCGCGCGCGCTCTACAGCGTCTCGGCGCGCGAGGTGAGCGCCCGTCTGGAGCCCCAATCCGGGTCCAACCAGCGCCCGGACATGCGGCAGGGACTCGAAATTCTCGCTGCTATACTCGAAGCGCGCCGCGCCCTAGCGGCGTAA
- the ispE gene encoding 4-(cytidine 5'-diphospho)-2-C-methyl-D-erythritol kinase, which yields MILRAPAKINLCLRVGPRRDDGFHRITTLFAALELHDVLHVEPAGETVVEGFADTLVTRALDALGERRRVRIEKRIPVAAGLGGGSSDAAAVLRALPGERSVNELYEIARSLGSDVPFFLSGLEVALATGRGDVLRPLPAFPRGLAVLLVPGAEGLSTADVYAAAEPNPVYPAVQGDLIRGVHTARAPEGVAALVANDLEPAACSLMPSIADTLAAVRAAGALAAAVSGSGPTVFGLFADEPAARTAAAGIEGSVVTRTM from the coding sequence GTGATCCTGCGCGCGCCCGCGAAGATCAACCTGTGCCTGCGCGTCGGCCCGCGGCGCGACGACGGGTTCCACCGGATCACGACGCTGTTTGCGGCGCTCGAGCTGCACGACGTGCTCCACGTCGAGCCGGCCGGCGAGACGGTGGTGGAAGGGTTCGCCGACACGCTGGTGACGCGGGCGCTCGACGCGCTCGGAGAGAGGCGGCGTGTTCGCATCGAGAAGCGGATCCCTGTCGCCGCCGGTCTCGGTGGTGGCTCATCGGACGCCGCCGCGGTGCTTCGGGCGCTTCCCGGCGAGCGCTCCGTGAACGAGCTGTACGAGATCGCCCGGTCGCTCGGAAGCGACGTGCCGTTCTTCCTGTCCGGCCTCGAGGTGGCGCTCGCCACGGGCCGCGGCGATGTTCTGCGGCCGTTGCCCGCGTTCCCCCGCGGGCTCGCCGTGCTGCTCGTGCCCGGAGCCGAGGGGCTCTCGACCGCAGACGTCTACGCCGCGGCGGAGCCGAATCCCGTCTACCCCGCCGTCCAGGGCGACCTGATCCGCGGGGTGCATACGGCACGGGCGCCGGAGGGCGTTGCCGCGCTGGTCGCCAACGACCTCGAGCCGGCCGCGTGCTCGCTGATGCCATCGATCGCCGACACGCTGGCTGCCGTTCGCGCGGCGGGAGCGCTGGCGGCCGCCGTCTCGGGCAGCGGGCCGACCGTGTTCGGCCTGTTCGCGGACGAGCCGGCCGCGCGCACCGCGGCGGCGGGCATCGAGGGGTCGGTCGTGACCCGCACGATGTAG